In Asticcacaulis sp. SL142, the sequence CAAGGTCAGGGTTTTCGCCACGGCGTCATAGGTCTGCGTGACTTTAAGACGTGGCGTACCGGCCTGAGTGTACCAGTTCATCCAAGGGGAAAAATCATCGCCGGTGACCGCCTCAAAGCTTTTGAGAAAGTCCTCCAGCGTCGCCGCCGTACCGTCATGGGTGGTGAAATAGTGGTCAAGGGCCGCGCGGTACACTTTCGGGCCGACCACGGTTTTCAACATGCCGACGATTTCCGCACCCTTTTCATAGATGGTGGCGGTGTAGAAATTGTCGATCTTAAGATATGACGATGGGCGCACTGGATGGGCAAGCGGGCCTGCATCTTCCGGGAACTGACGGGCGCGCAGAGCCTTGACGTCCTTGATGCGCTGGACGGCGTGGCCGCGCTCATCGGCGGAGAAGCCCTGATCGCGATAGACGGTCAGGCCTTCCTTGAGACAAAGCTGGAACCAGTCGCGGCAGGTGACGCGGTTGCCCGACCAGTTATGGAAATATTCGTGGGCGACAACGCTTTCGATCCGCTCATAGTCGGCATCGGTGGCGGTGGTCGGGTCAGCCAGCAGCAGGGAGGCGTTGAAGATGTTCAACCCCTTGTTTTCCATGGCACCGAAATTGAAATCGCGCACAGCCACGATCATGAACAGGTCAAGGTCATATTCGCGCCCATAAGCCTGCTCATCCCATGTCATTGATCGTTTCAGGGCATCCATGGCATAGGCCGCGCGCGCGCTCATGCCGGTATCGACATAGATTTTCAGATCGACTGTGCGGCCTGACATGGTCACGAACTTATCTTCGAGCACGTCCAGTTCGCCAGCGACCAGCGCGAACAGATAGGACGGTTTATTGAACGGGTCTTCCCAGATAGCGTAGTGGCGATCATCACCAACGTCGCCCTGTTCGATCAGGTTACCGTTGGACAACAGGTGCGGAAATCCGGCCTTTGGGGCTTCGACGCGGACTGTGTATTTCGACAACACATCCGGACGATCGGGGAAATAGGTGATTTTACGGAAGCCTTCGGCCTCGCACTGGGTGCAGTAGCGGCCAGAGGACATATAGAGGCCCTCCAGCGTTTTATTGTCCTGCGGGTTGATCTCAACCTCGGTTTCCAACACGAACTGCGCCGGGACGTCGTGGATGGTCAGGGTCTCGGGCGTGATCTCGTAGGCATCGGGTGTGAGGTCGGTCCCGTCCAGCTTAATCGCGATCAGTTTCAATCGCTCCCCCAGCAGCACTAAGGGCCCGTCTCCGATACGCTCAACACTTAAACGAGCGGTGACGCGGGTCGCGGTCGGATCAAGTTTAAAGGTCAGATGTGTCGCGCTGACGCGGTAAGCCGGTGCCTTATAGTCGCTGAGGCGGATGGGGCGGGCGATTTCAGTGCGCATGGCTGAGACTCAAGTAGTGATTAAAAACTGTGATTCTACTGTTTCAAACCTGAGCGCCCAAGGCAATTCAAATTACCGCCACATCAGGTACTAAGTCTGGCGAAAATTCACGGGAAAATTTCGCCTTTTGGGCGTAAAGATCAGAAATCTTGGGATAATTTTATGGAATGTTGGCGGGTAGCCCTATGCCTTATTCCCAAGTTGACGCAGGGGCGCTATGAAACCGGTGTCATCGGTAAAACCAAAAAATGTCTCAGTTTTCACGTCGTCCTGCGTCAACACGCTACCGGTTTCGGGTTCGCCTCGACCCGAAGCGCAGGCTGGTCATTGTGCGCATCATCGGCAATATGAAAAGCGCTAATCTGGTCGATCAGATATTTAGTGCGGCGCGCAAGCTTGACCGGCCCTGGGCGTGGCGGCGGCTGATTGACCTGCGCGATTTTACCGGATTCATTGAGTTTGAAGACATTGAACATCTGGCCAAGCGCTGGCAGTTTCTGACCCGCGACGTGATTCACAAAGGGCGCACAGCGATAGTGTCGAAATCAGCGCTTGATCTGGCGCGGGTGTCGACCATCACCCCTCTGTTTCCGGATGAGATATTCCGGGGCTTTGAAAGCTTCGATGAGGCGGTCGATTGGTTGGAAGCGTCCAACCTGTGATTTAAATTACCTCGCGGCCGGATCGGCGGGCTGAACCTTTTGCACGCCAGCTTCGGGCGCTTCGGTTTCGACCAGATGGCGCAGATTTTCGGCACGTTTGGCCAGTTCCATCACCTCTTCGGGCAGGTCTTCGGTTTCCTGACGCACATAGGTCACCAAATCCTTGACCAGCTTCAGAAGCTTGGGCGACAGCGTGATCAGTCGGGCCTGCATCTCGATCAGGGCCGGATCGCGGTCATATTCCGCCCCCGGCACGCGCCAGCCGCCCCAGTCATTGGGATCGGTGACCACCACCGGATAGGTACCGGGGAAGGGGTGATGGCCGGATTCTTCGGCAGAGTGCCATTTGTTGCGGGCGCGCATCAACCGCCACTGGCCGATATCGCGGGCCTGCTCAACGTCGCTTTCGGATTTCAGTTCTTCGCCGCGAAACTCACGGCCAAGTCCGCAGTCATAGGTGACGCGGATGGGTTCATCAAAGCCCTTGGCCCAAATGGGATTGACCTTATCGATCAAAGCCCAGGTGCCGACCGGCTCCACCCACACACGCTGACGGCGGTGGAAAATCGCCTTGGCCATAGTTACCTCTGGTTTGCAGACCATACCCGAAGCTGCATGACCAATTGCCGCATGGCAATCGGGCGCAGACGGGCCTAAATAACCAAGGTTAACCGGCAAGACTTAGGATTTGGTGTCGGCTTATGTTTAACGGGTGTTAAGATGCCAGAAACCTATCAAGAAACGTCTAAAGAGCTGTTGTTCAAAATGGATGAGGTCCGCGGGCTGGTCGAAGATTTCTATGGCCGGGTGCGGGTGGATGATCTGATCGGGCCGGTGTTTGAAGGGGCAGTTCATGACTGGCCGGAGCATTTCGACAATCTGACGCTATTTTGGATGACCATCACCAATGGCGCCCATCCCGATATTCCGGCCTACAAAGGCCGGCCGATGGCCAAGCATTTTCCGCTCGATCTTAACCCGGCCATGTTCGAGCGTTGGCTGGAATTGTGGGTGGTAACGACGGGCGAACGGTTTGACGCACTGCGGGCAGAGATCCTGCGCGAAAAAGCTTACCGCATCGGCCAGTCGTTTCAGGCAGCGCTGTTTTTTAAGCCGGAAGCGACAAGGTAACGAAAGAATTCCCCCTGTTGTAGGGGGAGCTTTGCGGACATCTTGGATGTTCGCAAAGAGGGGGTAAATTGCAGGTGTTCGGATTACCCCACCTTCCGGCCCGGAAGTTCGGGCCTCCCTCCTCCCCCCCAACAGGGG encodes:
- the pepN gene encoding aminopeptidase N; protein product: MRTEIARPIRLSDYKAPAYRVSATHLTFKLDPTATRVTARLSVERIGDGPLVLLGERLKLIAIKLDGTDLTPDAYEITPETLTIHDVPAQFVLETEVEINPQDNKTLEGLYMSSGRYCTQCEAEGFRKITYFPDRPDVLSKYTVRVEAPKAGFPHLLSNGNLIEQGDVGDDRHYAIWEDPFNKPSYLFALVAGELDVLEDKFVTMSGRTVDLKIYVDTGMSARAAYAMDALKRSMTWDEQAYGREYDLDLFMIVAVRDFNFGAMENKGLNIFNASLLLADPTTATDADYERIESVVAHEYFHNWSGNRVTCRDWFQLCLKEGLTVYRDQGFSADERGHAVQRIKDVKALRARQFPEDAGPLAHPVRPSSYLKIDNFYTATIYEKGAEIVGMLKTVVGPKVYRAALDHYFTTHDGTAATLEDFLKSFEAVTGDDFSPWMNWYTQAGTPRLKVTQTYDAVAKTLTLNLSQSTAPTPSQPTKAAVPIPVRLGILSEDGTPQSCGFEGHSQTEITYVLNEASTAITLTDVADAPVLSALRHFSAPVILEIEEPQSHAYARFRGDMDPFNRWEAAQKLARDLILTDGDVAPYADALKATLLDDTLEPAFKALIMTLPTEQGLTQDMTPVGPAAIHTRRKAVKAELSATLYPTLRELYDAIQPPETFSPDAASAGGRALRNALLDLMMAGYATADVARQSELSQLASAHYARADNMTDMVAALTALMSVHGEPYETALDGFYARFKDEPLVIDKWFALQAACPHPETLSRIDRLSRHPDFDPKVPNRWRALVQNLASNNPAVFHGVFAPDSYGYGFVVDQILTVDEFNPMTAARLVESLSGYKRYASPWREAMKTALETIMTAPKLSKNVAELTAKALNQK
- a CDS encoding group III truncated hemoglobin, with product MPETYQETSKELLFKMDEVRGLVEDFYGRVRVDDLIGPVFEGAVHDWPEHFDNLTLFWMTITNGAHPDIPAYKGRPMAKHFPLDLNPAMFERWLELWVVTTGERFDALRAEILREKAYRIGQSFQAALFFKPEATR